In Candidatus Bathyarchaeota archaeon, the following are encoded in one genomic region:
- the hisIE gene encoding bifunctional phosphoribosyl-AMP cyclohydrolase/phosphoribosyl-ATP diphosphatase HisIE, which translates to MVLKINNDEIEKFIVKVNFEKGNGLIPAIVQDDSTDRVLMQAYMNEEALRLTLKTGKTHFWTRTRKKIWKKGEESGHHSLVQNAILDCDNDAILIKVQQIGPCCHTNKESCFHKPLVKLGEKVLDARMLEKVFEIIKERRDGKYEGSYVASILKKGENALIEKIDEEKDELIFSIKKESNSRIVSEATDLVFHLLILLSSKKIELKEVFKELNNRHKAKSEVKK; encoded by the coding sequence ATGGTACTCAAAATAAATAATGATGAAATTGAGAAATTCATCGTAAAAGTAAATTTTGAAAAAGGCAATGGATTGATCCCTGCTATTGTTCAAGACGATAGCACAGATAGAGTTCTGATGCAAGCATACATGAATGAAGAGGCTCTAAGACTAACATTAAAGACAGGTAAAACTCATTTCTGGACTCGAACACGAAAAAAAATTTGGAAAAAAGGTGAAGAATCCGGACACCATTCTCTAGTACAGAATGCAATCTTAGACTGTGACAATGATGCGATATTAATCAAAGTTCAACAAATCGGTCCATGTTGCCACACCAATAAGGAGAGTTGTTTTCATAAGCCTTTGGTTAAGCTTGGAGAAAAAGTCTTGGATGCAAGGATGCTAGAAAAAGTATTTGAAATAATCAAAGAGAGAAGAGATGGCAAATATGAAGGCTCTTATGTGGCGAGTATTCTGAAAAAAGGAGAAAATGCTCTCATAGAAAAGATAGACGAAGAGAAAGATGAGCTAATTTTTTCGATAAAAAAAGAGTCAAATAGCAGAATAGTCTCAGAAGCTACAGATTTGGTATTCCATCTGTTAATCTTATTATCATCAAAGAAGATTGAGTTGAAGGAAGTATTCAAGGAATTAAATAATCGTCATAAAGCCAAATCTGAAGTAAAGAAGTGA